The following are encoded together in the Phragmites australis chromosome 19, lpPhrAust1.1, whole genome shotgun sequence genome:
- the LOC133900036 gene encoding oligouridylate-binding protein 1B-like isoform X1, with protein sequence MQQQHQQRMKQAAAAAAAAAAQQQQQLMQQALLMQHAAQQQPPMFPGHHPHPGLLAAPQIEPIVSGNLPPGFDSSTCRSVYVGNIHLQVTDTLLQEVFQSIGPVEGCKLIRKEKSSFGFIDYYDHRFASLAIATLNGRQLFGLPIKVNWAYTSTQREDTSGHFNIFVGDLCPEVTDAALFAFFSGYSTCSDARVMWDQKTGRSRGFGFVSFRNQQDAQNAINDLNGKWLGNRQIRCNWATKGANAGEEKQTVDSKVGLTNGSSEAGKDNASEDGPENNPQFTTVYVGNLPHEQANSNDVHRFFHSLGAGSIEEVRVTRDKGFGFVRFSTHEEAALAIQMGNGQVIGGRQIKCSWGSKPTPPGTSSAPLPPPAPAPFPAGVSATDLLAYQRTVALSKMAANPALMGQHALKQAAWGMDAGASLAIYDGGFQGVNANAAATQQQQQQQQLMYY encoded by the exons atgcagcagcagcaccagcagcGGATGAAGCAggcggcagcggccgctgcggcggcggcagcgcagcagcagcagcagctgatgCAGCAAGCTCTGCTCATGCAGCACGCggcgcagcagcagccgcccaTGTTCCCAGGGCATCACCCGCACcccggcctcctcgccgcgccGCAG ATAGAACCAATTGTTAGTGGAAACCTTCCTCCTGGGTTTGATTCAAGTACATGCCGCAGCGT GTATGTTGGCAATATCCATCTTCAAGTGACGGACACTCTACTGCAGGAAGTCTTCCAAAGTATTGGTCCTGTAGAAGGGTGCAAGCTCatcagaaaagaaaag TCATCCTTTGGTTTCATTGACTACTATGACCATAGATTTGCTTCACTTGCAATTGCAACTCTCAATGGCAGACAACT GTTTGGTCTGCCAATAAAAGTCAATTGGGCATATACAAGTACTCAGAGGGAGGATACATCAG gccattttaatatttttgttgGGGATCTTTGCCCAGAGGTCACTGATgctgctttgtttgcttttttctCTGGATACTCCACCTGCTC AGATGCTAGGGTTATGTGGGACCAGAAAACGGGTCGATCCAGAGGGTTCGGTTTTGTTTCTTTCAGGAATCAGCAG GATGCCCAAAATGCGATAAATGACTTGAATG GGAAGTGGCTTGGCAACCGCCAAATTCGTTGCAATTGGGCAACGAAAGGTGCCAATGCTGGTGAAGAGAAACAAACTGTGGACTCCAAGGTTGGCCTGACAAATGGCTCATCAG AAGCTGGAAAAGATAATGCAAGCGAAGATGGTCCCGAAAATAACCCACAGTTTACAACTGTTTATGTTGGCAATCTTCCTCACGAG CAGGCCAACAGCAATGATGTGCACCGATTTTTCCATTCACTTGGGGCTGGATCAATTGAGGAGGTCCGTGTAACACGTGATAAAGGTTTTGGCTTCGTGAGATTCAGCACCCATGAGGAAGCTGCACTAGCAATTCAGATGGGTAATGGCCAAGTTATTGGCGGGAGGCAGATAAAG TGCTCCTGGGGAAGCAAGCCAACTCCACCAGGGACATCATCTGCGCCACTGCCCCCTCCGGCACCGGCTCCATTCCCTGCAGGCGTGTCGGCGACTGACCTCCTGGCCTACCAGCGCACCGTCGCACTGAGCAAGATGGCTGCGAACCCAGCCCTAATGGGACAGCATGCCCTGAAGCAGGCCGCTTGGGGGATGGACGCCGGAGCTAGCTTGGCTATCTACGACGGCGGATTCCAGGGCGTCAACGCCAACGCGGCAGcgacccagcagcagcagcagcagcagcagctcatgTACTACTAG
- the LOC133900036 gene encoding oligouridylate-binding protein 1B-like isoform X2, with translation MQQQHQQRMKQAAAAAAAAAAQQQQQLMQQALLMQHAAQQQPPMFPGHHPHPGLLAAPQIEPIVSGNLPPGFDSSTCRSVYVGNIHLQVTDTLLQEVFQSIGPVEGCKLIRKEKSSFGFIDYYDHRFASLAIATLNGRQLFGLPIKVNWAYTSTQREDTSGHFNIFVGDLCPEVTDAALFAFFSGYSTCSDARVMWDQKTGRSRGFGFVSFRNQQDAQNAINDLNGKWLGNRQIRCNWATKGANAGEEKQTVDSKVGLTNGSSEAGKDNASEDGPENNPQFTTVYVGNLPHEANSNDVHRFFHSLGAGSIEEVRVTRDKGFGFVRFSTHEEAALAIQMGNGQVIGGRQIKCSWGSKPTPPGTSSAPLPPPAPAPFPAGVSATDLLAYQRTVALSKMAANPALMGQHALKQAAWGMDAGASLAIYDGGFQGVNANAAATQQQQQQQQLMYY, from the exons atgcagcagcagcaccagcagcGGATGAAGCAggcggcagcggccgctgcggcggcggcagcgcagcagcagcagcagctgatgCAGCAAGCTCTGCTCATGCAGCACGCggcgcagcagcagccgcccaTGTTCCCAGGGCATCACCCGCACcccggcctcctcgccgcgccGCAG ATAGAACCAATTGTTAGTGGAAACCTTCCTCCTGGGTTTGATTCAAGTACATGCCGCAGCGT GTATGTTGGCAATATCCATCTTCAAGTGACGGACACTCTACTGCAGGAAGTCTTCCAAAGTATTGGTCCTGTAGAAGGGTGCAAGCTCatcagaaaagaaaag TCATCCTTTGGTTTCATTGACTACTATGACCATAGATTTGCTTCACTTGCAATTGCAACTCTCAATGGCAGACAACT GTTTGGTCTGCCAATAAAAGTCAATTGGGCATATACAAGTACTCAGAGGGAGGATACATCAG gccattttaatatttttgttgGGGATCTTTGCCCAGAGGTCACTGATgctgctttgtttgcttttttctCTGGATACTCCACCTGCTC AGATGCTAGGGTTATGTGGGACCAGAAAACGGGTCGATCCAGAGGGTTCGGTTTTGTTTCTTTCAGGAATCAGCAG GATGCCCAAAATGCGATAAATGACTTGAATG GGAAGTGGCTTGGCAACCGCCAAATTCGTTGCAATTGGGCAACGAAAGGTGCCAATGCTGGTGAAGAGAAACAAACTGTGGACTCCAAGGTTGGCCTGACAAATGGCTCATCAG AAGCTGGAAAAGATAATGCAAGCGAAGATGGTCCCGAAAATAACCCACAGTTTACAACTGTTTATGTTGGCAATCTTCCTCACGAG GCCAACAGCAATGATGTGCACCGATTTTTCCATTCACTTGGGGCTGGATCAATTGAGGAGGTCCGTGTAACACGTGATAAAGGTTTTGGCTTCGTGAGATTCAGCACCCATGAGGAAGCTGCACTAGCAATTCAGATGGGTAATGGCCAAGTTATTGGCGGGAGGCAGATAAAG TGCTCCTGGGGAAGCAAGCCAACTCCACCAGGGACATCATCTGCGCCACTGCCCCCTCCGGCACCGGCTCCATTCCCTGCAGGCGTGTCGGCGACTGACCTCCTGGCCTACCAGCGCACCGTCGCACTGAGCAAGATGGCTGCGAACCCAGCCCTAATGGGACAGCATGCCCTGAAGCAGGCCGCTTGGGGGATGGACGCCGGAGCTAGCTTGGCTATCTACGACGGCGGATTCCAGGGCGTCAACGCCAACGCGGCAGcgacccagcagcagcagcagcagcagcagctcatgTACTACTAG
- the LOC133900037 gene encoding mitochondrial ATP-independent inner membrane protease subunit 1a-like produces MSGFVRRLSAIPWRHIAGEALSRAFLVAQAFCAVHFVDHHVCSLAFVRGPSMLPAMNLAGDVVAVDRVSVQLGRVSRGDVVLLISPEDPRKAVAKRVLGMEGDAVTYLVDPGSCDASKTVVVPQGHVWVQGDNIYDSRDSRQFGAVPYGLITGKIFCRVWPLEGFGSIDSQE; encoded by the exons atgtCGGGCTTCGTGCGCCGCCTGTCCGCCATCCCGTGGCGGCACATCGCCGGCGAGGCCCTATCCCGCGCGTTCCTGGTCGCGCAGGCCTTCTGCGCCGTCCACTTCGTCGACCACCACGTCTGCTCGCTCGCCTTCGTGCGGGGCCCGAGCATGCTGCCGGCGATGAACCTGGCGGGCGACGTGGTGGCGGTGGACAGGGTGAGCGTGCAGCTCGGCCGCGTGTCCCGCGGAGACGTCGTGCTGCTGATCTCCCCCGAGGACCCGCGCAAGGCGGTCGCCAAGCGCGTGCTCGGGATGGAGGGCGACGCCGTCACCTACCTCGTCGACCCCGGGAGCTGCGACGCCTCCAAGACCGTCGTG GTACCACAAGGTCATGTTTGGGTGCAGGgtgataatatttatgattCTAGGGATTCAAGGCAATTTGGAGCTGTGCCTTATGGTCTCATTACAGGGAAGATCTTTTGTCGG